Proteins from a genomic interval of Deinococcus detaillensis:
- a CDS encoding HD domain-containing protein, with product MPTRFFGKISSKLRKLPGKVKRLSRSVTASQAQPNDAWALGLLTPPEARLYLSMDARDREHACRVTAALLAAYPDSSPELSAAALLHDSGKSLRPYRVHERVLVGLVPGRAAQQLPFGALYLRGQHPAIGAELLRRTGGRERVAELVERHHAPKGDAEAALLHQFDDLE from the coding sequence GTGCCCACGCGTTTTTTCGGCAAAATCAGCAGTAAGCTCCGCAAACTGCCCGGCAAAGTCAAGCGGCTCTCACGCAGCGTGACCGCCAGCCAGGCCCAGCCAAACGACGCTTGGGCGCTGGGCTTGCTGACCCCGCCTGAAGCGCGGCTGTACCTCAGCATGGACGCCCGTGACCGCGAACATGCTTGCCGCGTCACGGCGGCGTTGCTGGCCGCCTACCCTGACAGCAGTCCCGAACTCAGCGCGGCGGCCCTGCTGCACGACAGCGGCAAATCGCTGCGGCCCTACCGTGTGCATGAGCGCGTTCTGGTGGGGTTGGTGCCGGGACGGGCCGCCCAGCAGTTGCCGTTTGGAGCACTTTATCTGCGCGGTCAGCATCCGGCCATCGGAGCCGAGTTGCTGCGCCGCACCGGGGGCCGTGAGCGGGTGGCCGAACTGGTCGAGCGTCACCACGCTCCCAAAGGCGACGCCGAAGCCGCGCTACTCCACCAATTTGATGACCTAGAGTGA